In the genome of Coraliomargarita algicola, one region contains:
- a CDS encoding NAD(+)--dinitrogen-reductase ADP-D-ribosyltransferase: MNLCNLPAWAVASVSFNQAPTPLHIAGVRESNRRLFEKLDSIHAPSERAKVFHDYLCVKFALHHWKAFTGDSRSSLRNSYLRFLNGWGMDSNGIEGAVLKSWIQSRFGVSPTYHRGILKDEASGEEDNRYAYDRMRGRARTNAIDSQLDLLYEYCQYEQARRAPETTTLTLFRGTNDPEEHFVRRIQNKRRAIVRLNNLVSFTADRERAWEFGSTVWKTTVAIAKVVFFSSLLGGSVLCGEAEYLVIGGDYEVEELLY, from the coding sequence ATGAACCTCTGCAATCTTCCGGCATGGGCCGTGGCATCTGTCAGCTTTAACCAAGCACCGACGCCACTGCACATCGCCGGAGTGCGCGAGTCCAACCGCCGACTATTTGAAAAGCTCGACAGCATCCATGCCCCCAGTGAGCGCGCTAAAGTTTTCCACGACTACTTGTGTGTGAAATTTGCCCTGCACCACTGGAAGGCCTTCACGGGCGATAGCCGCAGCAGCTTACGCAACAGCTACCTGCGATTTCTCAATGGTTGGGGCATGGATAGCAACGGCATCGAAGGTGCAGTATTGAAAAGTTGGATACAGAGTCGTTTCGGAGTCTCTCCCACCTATCATCGTGGCATCCTAAAGGACGAAGCATCGGGCGAAGAGGACAACCGCTACGCCTACGATCGTATGCGTGGTCGAGCTCGCACCAATGCCATCGATTCGCAACTCGATCTGCTCTACGAATATTGCCAATACGAACAAGCCCGACGGGCCCCCGAGACCACAACGCTCACTCTGTTTCGAGGCACCAACGATCCAGAAGAGCACTTTGTCCGTCGCATCCAAAACAAGCGCCGTGCCATCGTGCGCCTCAATAACCTCGTCTCTTTTACCGCAGACAGGGAACGCGCATGGGAATTCGGGTCCACCGTCTGGAAGACCACCGTCGCCATCGCCAAGGTCGTCTTTTTTAGCAGCTTGCTCGGAGGCAGTGTCCTGTGTGGCGAAGCCGAATACCTGGTCATCGGCGGCGACTACGAAGTCGAGGAACTACTCTATTGA
- a CDS encoding ADP-ribosylglycohydrolase family protein, whose translation MNNEHSASKAPQQNLAATRDPVRDGMLGLLVGDACGVPYEFRDPRDLPPFEQLEMQPPKRFARSYAHVKLGTWSDDGAQALCLYASMRECGMYHAQDYAARLIKWHDRGYMAIDHYVFDIGNQTSAAIGRLKQGTPTRYSGLSGERNNGNGALMRCLPLALLHQGNDVALVYEAHAQARLTHAHIRSQVCCALYCLWARREMQQHTSPWESAIATLRAIYRRDPPALHELDTHIRPERRADGKGTGYVLDSLHSARWACLGPNYETIIKRAISLGNDTDTTACIAGGIAGLRHGAQGIPARWLELLRGKEELKRLGIWHDSSHTPNGLHQHQPSTTHV comes from the coding sequence TTGAATAACGAACATTCAGCATCCAAGGCTCCACAGCAAAACCTCGCAGCGACCCGTGATCCGGTGCGTGATGGCATGCTGGGCCTACTGGTGGGCGATGCCTGTGGCGTCCCTTACGAATTTCGCGATCCACGCGATTTACCGCCCTTCGAACAATTGGAGATGCAGCCCCCCAAACGATTCGCGCGCAGCTATGCCCATGTCAAACTAGGCACTTGGTCCGACGACGGCGCACAGGCACTCTGCCTGTATGCCTCGATGCGTGAATGCGGCATGTATCACGCTCAGGACTACGCCGCCCGGCTCATCAAATGGCACGACCGCGGCTATATGGCCATCGACCACTACGTCTTCGACATCGGCAATCAAACCAGCGCCGCCATCGGTCGGCTCAAGCAAGGCACCCCCACCCGCTACTCGGGACTCAGCGGTGAACGCAACAACGGCAACGGCGCACTCATGCGTTGCCTCCCACTCGCCCTCCTGCATCAGGGCAATGACGTCGCCCTGGTCTACGAAGCCCACGCGCAGGCGCGCCTAACCCACGCTCACATACGCTCACAAGTCTGTTGCGCACTCTACTGCCTATGGGCACGCCGCGAAATGCAGCAACACACATCCCCCTGGGAAAGCGCCATCGCCACACTGCGCGCCATCTACCGCCGCGATCCTCCAGCACTCCACGAACTCGACACACACATCCGACCCGAGCGCCGCGCAGACGGCAAAGGCACCGGCTACGTGCTCGACAGTTTGCATAGCGCCCGCTGGGCCTGTCTGGGGCCGAACTACGAAACCATCATTAAGCGCGCCATCTCCCTGGGCAACGACACCGACACCACCGCATGCATCGCGGGCGGCATCGCCGGCCTGCGCCACGGGGCGCAAGGCATCCCCGCCCGTTGGCTCGAACTCCTGCGCGGTAAAGAAGAACTTAAGCGATTGGGCATCTGGCATGACTCATCTCATACCCCCAATGGCCTCCACCAACATCAACCAAGCACCACTCATGTCTGA
- a CDS encoding Nif11-like leader peptide family natural product precursor, giving the protein MSEANVEKLLLAGGSDKNLRARYNVIETKEKFVETACAEGYEFTLEELEAVLKEEELSFESSGNPRSRAIWLR; this is encoded by the coding sequence ATGTCTGAAGCTAATGTAGAAAAACTCCTCCTCGCCGGAGGCTCCGATAAAAACCTGCGCGCTCGCTACAACGTAATCGAAACGAAGGAAAAGTTCGTCGAGACCGCCTGCGCCGAGGGCTACGAATTCACCCTCGAAGAACTCGAAGCGGTCCTCAAAGAAGAGGAACTGTCCTTCGAATCATCCGGCAACCCACGCTCCCGCGCG